One genomic window of Mucilaginibacter sp. SJ includes the following:
- a CDS encoding serine aminopeptidase domain-containing protein has product MFCQFIPFQEGDLYSVYHEPEIMDHDDIGIVLCYPYGQEYIRCHRLYVNLANKLARRGFHVLRFDYYGTGDSSGDFTLVTVPESLNNIKIVIDQFKESCGVSRIVLFGVRFGASLAIMYSKIYSIDALVLWNPVLDGSAYLKEIDHSYKRWLNGSFTKEKNKSGSFMENFGFQFSDILVKEISGVCIEKGKLSENIPSLIFDVEDWQPDDNKGLLYEKSVNTEYWIKREDVLDKAIVPVHETEKTIEWLDKLVF; this is encoded by the coding sequence ATGTTTTGTCAGTTTATACCTTTTCAAGAAGGGGATTTATATAGCGTTTATCATGAACCAGAAATAATGGATCACGATGACATCGGAATTGTATTATGTTATCCGTACGGTCAGGAATATATAAGGTGTCACAGGTTGTATGTTAACCTGGCTAACAAGTTGGCCCGGCGTGGTTTCCACGTTTTGCGGTTTGATTATTATGGTACAGGCGATTCGTCTGGTGACTTTACTTTAGTTACAGTACCGGAAAGCTTGAACAATATCAAAATTGTGATCGACCAGTTTAAAGAATCTTGCGGCGTTAGCCGTATTGTTTTATTTGGGGTAAGGTTTGGAGCTTCACTCGCAATTATGTATTCTAAGATTTATAGCATTGACGCCCTGGTTTTGTGGAATCCGGTATTAGATGGTAGCGCATATTTAAAAGAAATTGATCATAGCTATAAAAGATGGCTGAATGGTTCCTTTACGAAAGAAAAAAACAAAAGCGGTTCGTTCATGGAGAATTTTGGATTTCAATTTTCAGATATCCTGGTGAAAGAAATTAGCGGGGTGTGTATTGAAAAAGGTAAACTAAGTGAAAATATACCATCGCTGATTTTTGATGTGGAAGATTGGCAACCAGATGACAATAAAGGATTATTATATGAGAAGTCGGTAAATACGGAATACTGGATAAAACGGGAAGATGTGCTTGATAAAGCAATAGTACCGGTACACGAAACCGAAAAAACAATTGAATGGCTGGATAAATTAGTTTTTTAA
- a CDS encoding non-ribosomal peptide synthetase, which yields MKELLLKLKERGIAIEIIDDELRLSNIPDRFKETDLILELKNHKTEIIQYIKARKQENVGIERISMAPLADYYPASPQQRRLFFLHQMSPLSLFYNMSQAYLIKGNLELTKLKKAFELLIERHEILRTSFSISDRKVVQKISADTSFDIEYIQAGNEEVNHIISKFIRPFDLAQKSLFRVGLIEIRIDEHILILDMHHLISDGISQQILIREFVKLYSNHALPELILHYKDYSVWIDILNENKAHLLKNFWKNQFDSLPDPCHLPLDFPRTEAKNYDGGMLNFSIDINVTKQLHALAYRANTSLFSVLISAFGVLLSKLTGLKDIVIGTPVTGRTHPDLNSTLGPFVNTIPVRIYPGSQLTFHSYLEQVSSGVVACLDHQDYPLDQLIDDLNLDRSLAHNPLFDIVFVLQNIEDVGAEFENLEVHSYPLNNGSSKFDLSLSATEYANQINFSFEYSKQLYRASTIERFSLYLKKILSDIVQNEHILLAEVDILTDNEKDFLLNVNNNICSYPKDKTIVDLFEAQVKRSPEAVALVFEDIQLTYSELNRRSNQLAGILQAKGCTANTIVGLLTGRSHQTIIGILGILKAGGAYLPIDIEYPVERIRFHLSDSGVRLLVTDSSQEEVISGYPYECLFTDQIVPEAEDYSNLQLEISPNDLCYIIYTSGTTGKPKGVMINHKNVVRLLFNEHFQFDFSSEDVWTMFHSHTFDFSVWEMYGALLYGGKLVVIKKEVALDPAKYLEILNALKVTVLNQTPTAFGNLIQEDTGYNQSLSSLRYVIFGGEALKPFMLRKWHQNHSNVKLINMFGITETTVHVTYKEIGEYEIERNLSNVGKPMPTVSMYLFTENMQLAPTGVVSELYVGGDGVASGYLHNEELSAQRFLNNPYRPGERLYRTGDLGRLLDNGEVEYLGRADRQLQLRGFRIEPGEIEFHLSNYPHIDNALVVLKRRGDGTSYLCAYCITKHSISAGDLKEHLQEKIPLYMIPSYFIPISHLPQTQNGKVDIAQLPEPRAFTEPVYVAPETSVEKRLANIWTDELSVGRVGKTDNFFAIGGDSIMAIGIAHKINAEFNCNISIADLYRNQTIAALATLVQAGPNQDVDENYNIAIKELSAFQENYKKLEGWDESYEDVFPMNGVEKGMVFYSLKQPSEKQSIHEVFYHEQNTYRIANRSFDFNTFKKAVKKLTEKHAELRKIYDLKNFAHIIKKEVEPEVYFIDVSDLEPDAQEVFVLEKIRNEKLKATALDHAVLWRMNVLKIAESSYLIVFDMHHSLFDGWSLQSFMTELSNTYKALLTDPLFEVEMLRCSYKDQIVNELAEIKKTENVSFWRDEMAGANRLNFSQRQKENTFTNSRFALGEELRYDLERVAKKYNTSLKHLCFSAYIYTMKVYTSETDIVVGITTNNRPVVPDGDKLLGCYLNSVPFRITVTQNQTVGDYIKLIESKLQTLKKYERVPFQEIVQIAGLRSQMGNPFFDTFFNYTNFRVLKEMEILDDAEEFNAPYQDKLDEMSFMNLNTFCEFHVLPEPFSLYITYASAYFSEPLIEKLSEIFRNTLRHFVENEQLLLSQVDILSSDERDELLYGLNDTESAYPSSMTIMELFEDQVERTPGNIAVRIGRDVLTYKELKEKSDRIAYYLQNSKGVKTGDLVGLLLDRESELLPSIFGILKSGAVYVPLSPAYPSARIKSIISDSGLKVLISRGEYFDRLSIEMEAGFLNLDSELSIINEEESPKLKNGATGSDVGYIIYTSGSTGTPKGVMIEHHSIVNRLLWMQKEYELTEDDVLLQKTPLVFDVSIWELFWWSFTGASVCLLGPEEEKDAEKIISCIEENGVTRVHFVPSMLGAFMEMEEREKVRRLGTLQTVFASGEALSPDHVNRFGKIMHGIYGTRLVNLYGPTEATVDVSYHEVDFSQANEIIPIGKPIDNLRLYIVDEHMQLKPKGVAGELCIGGVGLARGYLNNAELTNAKFVNVIHAGAERVYKTGDLARYLPDGSIAFLGRLDDQIKIRGYRIEPGEIETQIMLYDNVKQVLVTSFGSADVKKIVAFLVSKENTALNTFELKKFLKAQLPDYMIPTLIRKVDKFPLTNNGKVNIKSMLLSIDKFSSEKTDFIQPTTEIEVDMANMWSELLMVNKISVNDNFFDIGGHSIILMRLNAMVNDKYNVQLPFNLYFNNTLEQIAQEVKETLNKREVAEHL from the coding sequence ATGAAAGAGTTATTGTTAAAGCTAAAAGAAAGGGGTATTGCTATCGAAATTATTGATGATGAATTACGGCTCAGTAATATCCCGGATCGATTTAAAGAAACTGATTTGATACTGGAGCTGAAAAATCATAAAACGGAAATTATTCAATATATCAAAGCCAGAAAGCAGGAAAATGTAGGGATAGAAAGAATTTCCATGGCACCTCTGGCAGATTATTACCCTGCAAGCCCGCAACAGCGGAGGCTTTTCTTTTTGCATCAAATGTCGCCGCTATCTTTGTTTTATAACATGTCACAGGCTTATTTGATTAAAGGAAACCTTGAATTGACAAAATTAAAAAAGGCTTTTGAATTATTAATTGAAAGACATGAAATCCTGAGAACAAGTTTCAGTATTTCGGATAGAAAAGTTGTTCAAAAAATCTCTGCCGATACCTCATTTGATATAGAATATATTCAAGCTGGTAATGAAGAAGTAAATCACATCATATCAAAATTTATACGCCCGTTTGATTTAGCCCAAAAGTCGTTATTCAGGGTTGGATTAATTGAAATCCGAATAGATGAGCACATCTTAATTTTAGATATGCATCACCTGATTTCTGATGGCATATCCCAGCAAATCTTAATTAGGGAGTTTGTTAAATTATACAGTAATCATGCCCTTCCGGAATTAATTCTTCACTATAAAGATTATTCGGTTTGGATTGATATCCTTAATGAAAATAAAGCACATCTTTTAAAGAACTTTTGGAAAAACCAATTCGATAGTCTTCCGGATCCTTGCCATTTGCCTTTGGATTTTCCCAGAACTGAAGCAAAAAATTATGATGGCGGGATGTTAAATTTTTCTATAGATATTAATGTCACAAAGCAGCTGCATGCTTTGGCTTATCGTGCAAACACGTCCCTTTTTTCAGTGTTAATTTCTGCATTTGGCGTTTTACTTTCCAAATTAACAGGCCTGAAAGACATTGTGATAGGCACGCCGGTGACAGGGCGGACACATCCTGATCTGAACAGCACTTTGGGGCCATTTGTTAATACAATACCGGTAAGGATATATCCTGGATCTCAATTAACTTTTCATTCTTATTTGGAGCAGGTAAGTTCGGGAGTGGTGGCATGTCTTGACCACCAGGATTATCCGCTTGACCAGTTGATTGATGATTTAAATCTGGACAGGTCCCTGGCACATAATCCTTTATTCGATATTGTGTTTGTTTTGCAAAATATTGAAGACGTCGGTGCTGAATTTGAAAATTTGGAAGTACATAGCTACCCGTTAAATAATGGATCGTCCAAGTTCGATCTTTCGCTGTCAGCTACAGAGTATGCCAACCAAATTAATTTTAGTTTCGAGTATTCAAAGCAATTGTACAGAGCGTCTACCATTGAGCGCTTTAGCTTGTACCTGAAAAAAATACTTTCCGATATAGTACAAAATGAACACATCCTTTTGGCAGAGGTTGATATCCTTACTGATAACGAAAAGGACTTTCTGCTGAATGTTAATAATAATATTTGTAGTTATCCGAAAGATAAAACTATAGTTGATTTATTTGAAGCTCAGGTAAAAAGGTCGCCTGAAGCGGTGGCTCTGGTATTTGAAGATATTCAATTAACGTATAGCGAATTGAATCGTCGTTCGAACCAACTGGCAGGAATTCTGCAGGCAAAGGGTTGTACCGCCAATACAATAGTAGGACTTTTGACCGGGCGGAGCCACCAAACTATTATCGGAATACTGGGGATTTTAAAAGCTGGTGGCGCTTATTTACCTATTGATATAGAATATCCTGTAGAAAGAATACGGTTCCATCTGTCGGACAGTGGAGTTAGGCTTCTGGTTACAGATAGCAGTCAGGAAGAAGTCATTAGTGGATATCCATACGAATGCCTCTTTACTGATCAAATAGTCCCGGAAGCCGAAGACTACTCAAATCTGCAACTTGAAATCAGTCCCAATGATCTGTGTTATATTATCTATACATCAGGTACAACAGGTAAGCCTAAAGGCGTGATGATTAATCACAAAAATGTTGTCAGATTACTGTTTAACGAGCATTTTCAATTTGATTTTAGTTCGGAAGATGTTTGGACAATGTTTCATAGTCATACTTTTGATTTCAGCGTATGGGAAATGTATGGCGCATTGTTATACGGCGGTAAACTGGTTGTTATAAAAAAAGAAGTGGCATTGGATCCGGCAAAATATTTGGAAATTCTCAATGCACTGAAGGTAACTGTTTTGAACCAAACCCCAACCGCTTTTGGAAATTTAATCCAGGAAGATACCGGGTATAATCAGTCACTATCATCATTACGCTACGTGATATTTGGCGGGGAGGCTCTTAAGCCATTTATGTTGAGAAAATGGCATCAAAACCACTCAAATGTTAAATTAATTAACATGTTTGGAATAACAGAAACAACGGTTCATGTTACTTATAAGGAGATCGGTGAATATGAAATTGAAAGAAATTTGTCAAATGTAGGCAAACCGATGCCTACTGTTTCAATGTACTTATTTACCGAAAACATGCAGTTAGCCCCTACGGGGGTTGTATCGGAACTTTATGTTGGAGGTGATGGGGTAGCAAGCGGTTATTTACATAATGAGGAGCTTTCAGCTCAGCGTTTTTTGAATAATCCTTATCGCCCCGGTGAACGCTTGTATCGTACCGGCGATCTCGGAAGGTTGCTCGACAACGGAGAAGTGGAGTATTTGGGTCGGGCTGACCGGCAGCTGCAACTCAGAGGATTTAGAATTGAGCCTGGAGAAATAGAGTTTCATCTCAGTAATTACCCGCATATTGATAATGCGTTGGTGGTTTTAAAAAGGAGGGGGGACGGAACATCGTATTTATGTGCCTATTGTATAACTAAGCACTCTATTTCAGCAGGTGATTTAAAGGAACATTTACAAGAAAAGATTCCTTTATATATGATACCATCCTACTTTATACCCATCAGTCATTTACCACAGACACAAAATGGGAAGGTAGACATAGCCCAACTACCTGAACCCCGAGCTTTTACAGAGCCTGTCTATGTTGCCCCGGAAACATCGGTGGAAAAGAGGTTGGCTAATATTTGGACTGACGAATTATCTGTGGGCAGGGTAGGAAAGACGGATAATTTTTTTGCTATTGGCGGAGATTCAATAATGGCTATCGGGATTGCCCATAAAATCAATGCTGAATTTAACTGCAATATAAGTATAGCTGATTTGTACAGGAATCAAACTATTGCGGCGCTGGCAACATTGGTTCAGGCGGGGCCGAATCAGGACGTTGATGAAAATTATAATATTGCTATCAAGGAGTTATCCGCATTTCAGGAAAACTATAAAAAGTTGGAAGGCTGGGACGAGTCATATGAGGATGTGTTTCCAATGAATGGTGTTGAAAAGGGCATGGTGTTCTATTCATTGAAACAACCCTCTGAAAAGCAAAGCATACACGAAGTGTTTTATCACGAACAGAATACTTACCGGATAGCAAACCGTTCCTTTGATTTTAATACTTTCAAAAAAGCTGTAAAAAAACTAACTGAGAAACACGCTGAACTCAGAAAAATCTATGACCTGAAAAACTTTGCGCACATCATAAAAAAAGAAGTCGAGCCGGAAGTTTATTTTATAGATGTCTCCGATTTAGAACCGGATGCACAAGAAGTTTTTGTGCTTGAAAAAATCAGAAACGAAAAACTAAAAGCAACCGCTCTTGATCATGCTGTGCTATGGCGAATGAATGTGTTGAAAATTGCTGAAAGTTCTTATCTCATCGTATTTGACATGCACCATTCTTTATTCGATGGCTGGAGTCTGCAATCTTTTATGACCGAGTTAAGCAATACTTATAAGGCTTTGTTAACCGACCCGCTTTTCGAGGTTGAAATGTTGAGGTGCAGCTACAAAGATCAAATTGTTAATGAGCTGGCGGAAATAAAAAAAACCGAAAATGTTTCGTTTTGGCGTGATGAAATGGCTGGAGCAAACCGGCTTAACTTTAGTCAAAGGCAAAAAGAAAACACGTTCACGAACAGTAGGTTCGCACTTGGAGAGGAACTGAGGTATGATCTTGAGCGTGTTGCAAAAAAATACAATACAAGTTTAAAGCACCTTTGTTTTAGTGCTTATATATATACAATGAAAGTATATACATCTGAAACTGACATCGTAGTGGGTATCACAACAAATAACAGGCCTGTGGTTCCTGACGGTGATAAGCTACTTGGTTGTTATTTAAATTCAGTGCCATTTAGGATTACTGTTACACAAAATCAGACTGTAGGTGATTATATTAAGTTAATTGAAAGCAAGTTACAAACCCTCAAAAAATATGAAAGGGTGCCATTTCAGGAAATTGTTCAGATAGCCGGATTACGGTCCCAAATGGGAAATCCATTTTTTGATACCTTTTTTAATTATACCAATTTCAGGGTACTGAAAGAAATGGAAATTTTAGATGATGCCGAGGAGTTTAACGCTCCTTATCAGGATAAATTAGATGAAATGTCTTTTATGAACCTGAACACTTTTTGTGAATTCCATGTTCTACCCGAACCATTTTCACTATATATTACATATGCTTCAGCCTATTTTAGTGAACCGCTTATCGAAAAATTATCCGAAATATTTCGTAATACGCTTCGTCACTTTGTAGAAAATGAACAGCTGCTTTTAAGCCAGGTGGATATTTTATCTTCAGATGAGCGGGATGAGTTATTGTATGGTTTGAATGATACTGAATCGGCTTATCCGTCATCTATGACGATAATGGAATTATTTGAAGATCAGGTGGAAAGAACACCTGGCAATATAGCAGTAAGGATCGGCCGGGATGTTCTTACCTATAAAGAACTGAAGGAGAAATCCGACAGGATTGCTTATTACCTTCAAAATTCAAAAGGGGTTAAAACGGGAGATCTGGTTGGATTACTTCTGGATCGGGAATCGGAATTATTGCCGAGTATATTTGGCATACTTAAGTCAGGAGCAGTTTATGTGCCGCTATCACCCGCTTATCCTTCGGCACGAATCAAGTCAATCATATCAGATTCAGGTTTAAAGGTTTTAATTAGCCGTGGCGAATATTTTGACAGATTATCAATTGAAATGGAAGCAGGGTTTTTAAACCTGGATTCTGAGTTGTCCATTATAAATGAAGAGGAATCGCCCAAGCTGAAAAATGGGGCAACTGGAAGTGACGTGGGCTATATAATTTATACCTCAGGTTCAACGGGTACCCCGAAAGGAGTGATGATCGAGCACCATTCGATTGTGAACCGTTTGCTTTGGATGCAAAAAGAGTACGAATTAACAGAGGATGATGTATTGTTACAAAAGACACCTTTGGTATTTGATGTATCGATATGGGAGTTGTTTTGGTGGTCATTTACAGGTGCAAGCGTTTGCCTGCTGGGTCCTGAAGAAGAGAAAGATGCAGAGAAGATCATATCATGCATAGAGGAAAACGGAGTTACGAGAGTGCATTTTGTACCGTCGATGTTAGGAGCGTTTATGGAAATGGAAGAACGGGAGAAAGTCCGGCGTTTGGGAACACTACAAACTGTTTTTGCAAGCGGGGAGGCGCTAAGCCCGGATCATGTAAACCGGTTCGGTAAAATAATGCATGGTATTTACGGTACGCGGCTGGTAAATTTATATGGGCCTACAGAAGCGACGGTGGACGTATCCTATCATGAGGTAGATTTCAGTCAAGCAAATGAAATCATACCGATAGGTAAACCGATAGATAATTTACGTCTTTACATAGTTGACGAACATATGCAACTGAAGCCGAAGGGCGTTGCAGGGGAATTGTGTATAGGTGGGGTTGGCCTTGCGCGGGGTTACTTAAATAATGCGGAACTTACGAATGCCAAATTTGTTAATGTTATTCATGCCGGCGCGGAGCGGGTGTATAAAACAGGCGACCTCGCCCGCTATCTTCCGGATGGAAGTATAGCGTTTTTAGGGCGGCTTGACGATCAGATCAAGATCAGGGGATATCGTATCGAACCCGGTGAGATCGAAACCCAAATTATGTTATATGATAATGTTAAACAGGTTTTAGTAACGAGTTTTGGTAGTGCTGACGTCAAGAAAATAGTTGCTTTTTTAGTTTCCAAAGAAAATACCGCTCTAAACACATTTGAACTTAAGAAATTTTTAAAGGCGCAACTGCCTGATTATATGATTCCTACGCTAATTCGAAAAGTTGACAAATTTCCATTAACCAATAACGGAAAGGTTAATATAAAATCAATGCTGTTATCAATTGATAAATTCTCGTCAGAAAAAACAGATTTTATACAGCCAACAACAGAGATCGAAGTTGATATGGCAAATATGTGGAGCGAACTTTTGATGGTTAATAAAATAAGCGTTAATGATAATTTTTTTGACATAGGTGGACATTCCATAATCCTGATGAGGTTAAATGCAATGGTAAATGACAAATACAATGTTCAGCTCCCTTTTAATCTATATTTCAATAATACACTTGAGCAGATCGCTCAGGAGGTAAAAGAAACGCTCAATAAAAGGGAAGTGGCCGAGCATTTATAA
- a CDS encoding cyclic peptide export ABC transporter produces the protein MRKITFRICLIIIIVLHCEYSFSNPDKRAFPVNWNKDFDKEITESFGAGKIPGMSIVIVYGDKMLFKSYGYANIEKKIPVNPNTLFQIGSCSKAFTALAVMKLAKDGLISLDDNVSKYIPWFKVYYKNNKVEITIRQLLHQSSGIPWNTIAKIPESNVQNALDKTVKTIVGIQLHRLPGQQFEYATINYDILALAVEKITRQSFENYLQQQILAPMQLDHTSLGVPKGGDTMSEGYKIGFLKPRRYDAPVYRGNNPAGYVITNALDMAKWLRFQMGSDHISLADVIEQTHQRDETVPPLQNYSYASGWYKSLNGDNLLFHSGHNPNFTAFVGFDPSRKYGVAVLANSNSAYTEIIGNNILNMLASKAVSKEQNGNDNNDGMFSIATLILGAYILVVLAFMAYVIAGIIKGGRISEQMNLDKVKEPILIIVLLIPFLYGVYKLPNAIAGFNWSATRVWMPQSFFVMIVLLLAAILVSYIAYFLTLYFPDQNKYRGAFPKLLLISAISGIANMVLILLITSALKTDIEVKFILFYFGLVLSIYLAGRRFVQVKLIKITRDLIYDLRIKLIDRIFNTSYQKFEKIDSGRIYTAFNDDVGTIGESTNMFIMLVTNLFTAIAAMLYLASIAFWATVLIILLIIVMSSIYYFVGRSTHRYFEEARDSRTVFMRLLNGMIDGYKEISMHLTKKILYKNDVSESANEYRLKMSTASILYVNASLVGEIVLVSILGTVAFGFPILFPGIPIYAISMFIVVLLYLIGPVNAILQSVPVAMRLNIAWKRVQQFIKEIPANYEMDYKMVHSRGKLVYSLRTENLRFTYEDEHQFDVGPVNLEVNSGEILFIIGGNGSGKTTLAKLLTGLYEPTEGKIYVNGKEEPFSQLGEHFSIVFNPLYLFEKLYDIEINEKKDEIKRYLNLLDMQDKVQILEDGTFSTTSLSGGQRKRLALLLCYLEDSPIYLFDEWAADQDPEYRRFFYKTLLPEMRKMGKMVIAITHDDHYFDVADKVVKMNRGKLEEYSANQHTGLGY, from the coding sequence ATGAGAAAAATCACATTCAGGATATGCTTGATCATAATAATTGTTTTACACTGTGAATATTCATTTTCTAATCCTGATAAAAGAGCGTTTCCGGTAAATTGGAACAAAGATTTTGACAAAGAAATTACGGAAAGTTTTGGGGCCGGAAAAATTCCCGGCATGTCGATAGTGATAGTTTACGGAGATAAAATGCTCTTCAAAAGTTACGGATATGCCAACATTGAAAAAAAAATCCCCGTAAACCCTAACACCCTGTTCCAGATTGGATCATGCAGTAAAGCTTTTACTGCGTTGGCCGTAATGAAACTTGCGAAAGATGGTCTGATAAGCCTGGACGATAATGTATCTAAATACATTCCTTGGTTTAAAGTGTACTACAAAAATAACAAGGTAGAAATCACAATCAGGCAACTCCTGCATCAAAGCAGTGGTATCCCCTGGAATACGATCGCAAAAATCCCTGAATCGAATGTTCAGAACGCTCTCGACAAAACTGTCAAAACAATCGTAGGAATTCAACTACACAGGTTGCCAGGACAACAATTTGAGTACGCTACAATTAATTATGACATTCTGGCTCTGGCTGTTGAAAAAATCACCAGGCAGTCATTTGAAAATTATTTGCAGCAGCAAATTCTCGCACCTATGCAACTTGACCACACATCTCTCGGAGTTCCAAAGGGTGGAGATACGATGTCGGAAGGTTATAAAATCGGTTTCCTTAAACCAAGAAGGTACGATGCCCCGGTGTATCGGGGAAATAATCCGGCAGGTTATGTGATAACAAATGCACTGGATATGGCAAAATGGCTTAGGTTCCAAATGGGGAGTGATCATATTTCACTGGCAGATGTCATTGAACAAACCCATCAGCGTGATGAGACAGTGCCCCCACTCCAGAATTATTCTTATGCTTCCGGCTGGTATAAATCATTAAATGGAGATAATTTATTATTTCACAGCGGGCATAACCCCAATTTTACTGCATTTGTAGGCTTTGATCCGTCACGAAAGTATGGCGTCGCTGTGCTGGCAAACTCAAACAGCGCTTACACTGAAATTATAGGGAATAATATTTTAAATATGCTTGCATCTAAAGCTGTAAGCAAAGAGCAAAATGGGAACGATAATAACGACGGGATGTTTTCAATAGCTACTTTGATTCTTGGTGCTTACATCCTGGTTGTTCTTGCTTTTATGGCATATGTCATAGCAGGCATAATTAAAGGAGGCAGGATTAGTGAGCAAATGAATTTAGATAAGGTGAAAGAGCCCATATTAATAATTGTTTTGCTTATTCCCTTTTTATATGGCGTTTACAAGCTTCCGAATGCGATAGCAGGGTTTAATTGGAGTGCTACCAGAGTATGGATGCCCCAAAGCTTTTTTGTAATGATCGTACTGTTACTGGCGGCAATATTAGTTAGCTACATTGCCTATTTCCTAACTTTATATTTTCCGGATCAAAACAAGTACCGAGGTGCGTTTCCTAAACTGCTGTTGATAAGCGCGATATCCGGAATTGCCAATATGGTTCTGATCTTGCTTATAACATCTGCATTAAAAACAGATATCGAGGTAAAGTTTATTCTTTTTTATTTTGGACTTGTTCTGTCAATATACCTGGCCGGACGAAGGTTTGTTCAGGTTAAACTCATAAAAATAACAAGAGATCTGATTTACGATCTAAGAATTAAACTGATTGACCGGATTTTCAACACCTCTTATCAAAAATTTGAGAAAATTGACAGCGGAAGGATTTATACAGCTTTCAATGATGACGTGGGCACTATAGGCGAATCGACAAATATGTTCATCATGTTGGTAACCAACCTGTTTACGGCAATTGCGGCAATGTTGTATTTAGCTTCTATTGCTTTTTGGGCAACTGTGCTTATAATATTGCTCATAATTGTGATGTCGTCAATTTATTATTTTGTTGGCCGCAGTACCCATCGTTATTTTGAGGAAGCCAGAGATAGCCGTACCGTTTTTATGCGCCTGCTGAATGGCATGATTGATGGCTACAAAGAGATAAGTATGCATTTGACCAAAAAGATTTTATATAAAAACGATGTGTCTGAAAGTGCAAACGAATACAGGTTAAAGATGTCTACCGCATCAATTCTTTATGTAAATGCTTCATTGGTTGGGGAAATTGTTCTTGTTTCAATACTTGGAACGGTGGCATTCGGTTTCCCGATCTTATTTCCAGGTATTCCGATCTATGCAATTTCAATGTTTATTGTTGTGTTGTTATACTTGATAGGCCCTGTCAATGCAATTTTGCAATCCGTGCCGGTAGCAATGCGACTTAATATAGCTTGGAAAAGGGTGCAACAATTTATTAAAGAAATTCCGGCAAATTATGAGATGGATTATAAGATGGTTCACTCCAGGGGTAAACTTGTTTACAGCCTCAGAACAGAAAATCTTAGATTCACGTATGAAGACGAACATCAATTTGATGTTGGACCTGTTAATCTGGAAGTGAATAGCGGCGAAATCCTTTTTATAATAGGAGGAAACGGAAGCGGCAAGACAACGCTTGCTAAATTGCTGACAGGTTTGTATGAACCTACCGAGGGAAAAATATATGTAAATGGTAAAGAAGAGCCTTTTTCACAGCTCGGGGAGCATTTCTCGATTGTTTTTAACCCGCTTTATCTTTTTGAAAAGCTTTATGATATTGAAATAAACGAAAAAAAGGATGAAATAAAAAGATATCTGAATTTATTGGATATGCAGGATAAAGTTCAGATTCTGGAAGATGGGACATTTAGTACAACTAGTTTATCGGGGGGCCAGAGAAAAAGGCTGGCCTTACTTTTATGCTATCTTGAAGATTCACCGATTTATTTATTTGACGAATGGGCCGCCGACCAGGATCCAGAATATCGTAGATTTTTCTACAAGACGCTACTCCCTGAGATGAGAAAAATGGGCAAAATGGTAATTGCCATCACTCATGATGACCATTATTTCGATGTAGCAGACAAGGTTGTAAAAATGAACCGTGGAAAATTGGAGGAATATTCAGCCAATCAGCATACCGGGCTTGGATACTAA